The following is a genomic window from Pseudomonadales bacterium.
AAGGCGCGCGCGTCGGCATCACGGCCAACCAGGGCCTGTTCGGGCACGGCTCGTCGGTGATCGTGGCGCGTTGAGCACGAAGTCAGCTCCGATCACTTCTCGGCCACGATGATCCACCTGAGCGGCGTCGCGCTTGCGCGCGGCGCACGCAGCCTGCTCGCCGACGCCAGCCTGCGCATTCATGCGGGCGAGCGCGTCGGCGTCGTCGGCCGCAACGGCTGCGGCAAGTCCACCCTGTTCGCGCTGCTGCGCAGCCAGATCCAGCCCGATGCCGGCCACTGCGAAGTGCCCGCCGACTGGCGCATCGCCGCAATGGAGCAGGAGGTTGCGGCCAGTGCGCGCAGAGCGATCGACTTCGTACTCGACGGCGACGCCGAACTGCGTGCGCTCGAGACGGCGATCGCAACGGCCGGTGATGCCGAACTCGGTGAGTTGCACGCGCGTTTTGCCGCGATCGACGGCTACCGTGCCGCCGCCCGTGCGCACGAACTGCTGGATGGTCTTGGCTTTGCACCGGGAGACCACGAACGCGAAGTGCGCGAATTTTCCGGCGGCTGGCGGCTGCGGCTCGCGCTGGCACGCACGCTGATATGTCCAAGCGAGCTGATGCTCCTCGACGAGCCGACCAACCACCTCGACCTCGATGCACTGATCTGGCTCGAAACCTGGCTCACGCGTTACCCCGGCACGCTGATCCTGATCTCGCACGACCGCGACTTCCTCGACAGCGTCTGCAACCGTATCGTCGCATTCGAGAACGGCACGCTGGCGCTGTATCGCGGCAACTACTCTGCGTACGAACGCCAGCGCGCAGAACGCCTCGCCGGACAGCAGCAGGCGTACGAGAAGCAGCAGCAGCGCATCCGCGAGATCGAGTCCTTCGTCGCACGCTTTCGCGCCAAGGCAACCAAGGCGCGCCAGGCGCAGAGCCGCCTGAAGGAACTCGAGCGCATGACGCGCATTGCAGCAGCCCACGTCGATTCCGCACTCACCTTGCGCCTGCCGTGCCACGACCGCGTGTCCACGCCACTGCTGAACTTCGAGCACGCCACGCTCGGTTACGGATCACGCTCGGTACTCACGCACGTGGAGCTCGGAATCATGCCGGGGCAGCGCATCGGCCTGCTCGGAGCCAACGGCGCCGGCAAGTCGACGCTGATCAGGTCGATCGCCGGCGAACTCACACCGCGCGCGGGGCAACGCCACACGGGCGAACATCTGCGTATCGGCTACTTCGCACAGCACCAGCTCGAGGCACTCGATCCGCTCGCCTCGCCGTTCCTGCACGTACAACGCCTGAGTCCGCAGGCAAGCGAACAATCGATCCGCGATTTCCTCGGTGGCTACGGCTTTCACGGCGACCAGGCGCTGGCAGTGGTCGGCACCTTCTCGGGCGGGGAGCAGGCACGCGTTGCGCTCGCGCTGGTCGCCTGGCAACGACCGAACCTGTTGCTGCTCGACGAACCGACCAACCACCTCGACCTGGAAATGCGTCACGCCCTGACGCTCGCGCTGCAGGAATACCCCGGCGCCGTGCTGCTCGTCTCGCACGACCGCCACCTGCTGCGCAACACGGTCGATGAGTTCCTGCTGGTCGCAGACAGCCGCGTGACACCTTTCGAGGGTGATCTCGAAGACTACCGCAAGCTGCTCGAGGGCCGCTCGCGTGCAGGCGACACGGCTGACCAGGAAGCACCCACCGGCGACACGGGTGCACGCATCGACCGGCGTGACGAACGGCGCCTTGCGGCCGAAAGGCGCGAACGGCTGCGCCCGCTGCGCCAGCGTGTTGCCGACCTCGAGCGCGAGATGAACGCGTTGCATGCGGAACTCGGCAGCATCGATACGCGGTTGCAGGATCCGGAGTTGTACGAAGCGAGCCTCTCCTCACAGGTGCAGGAACTGCTGCGCCAGCAGGGCGTGCTGAAACAGCAACTCGGCGTCTGCGAGCAAGCCTGGCTGGAAGCCAGCGAAGAACTCGAAGCCAGCCAGACGCACCCGTCGGGTTGAAACCCGACCTACGTAGGTCGGCATTCATGCCGACGGGAACGTCGGGTTGAAACCCGACCCACGCCGGCCGGTAGTCGGGTCCGTAGGTCGGCATTCATGCCGACGGAAACGTCGGGTTGAAACCCGACCCACGCCGGCTGGCGTTCGAATCCGTAGGTCGGCATTCATGCCGACGGAAACGTCGGGTTGAAACCCGACCCACGCCGGCTGGCGTTCGAATCCGCAGGTCGGCATTCATGCCGACTGGAATGTCGGGTTGAAACCCGACCCACGCAGGCTGGCGTTCAAATCCGTAGGTCGGCATTCATGCCGACGGGAACGTCGGGTTGAAACCCGACCTACGCAGGCCGGTGTTCGGATCCGTAGGTCGGCATGCATGCCGACGGAAACGTCGGGTTGAAACCCGACCTACGCCGGCTGGCGTTCAAATCCGTAGGTCGGCATTCATGCCGACGGAAACGTCGGGTTGAAACCCGACCCACGCCGGCTGGCGTTCGAATCCGTAGGTCGGCATTCATGCCGACGGAAACGTCGGGTTGAAACCCGACCCACGCCGGCTGGCGTTCAAATCCGTAGGTCGGCATTCATGCCGACGGAAACGTCGGGTTGAAACCCGACCCACGCAGGCTGGCGTTCGAATCCGTAGGTCAGCATTCATGCCGACGGGAATGCCGGGTTGAAACCCGACCCACACCGGCTGGCGTTCAAATCCGTAGGTCGGCATTCATGCCGACGGAAACGTCGGGTTGAAACCCGACCCACGCAGGCTGGCGTTCGAATCCGTAGGTCAGCATTCATGCCGACGGGAATGCCGGGTTGAAACCCGACCCACACCGGCTGGCGTTCGAATCCGTAGGTCGGCATTCATGCCGACGGGAACGTCGGGTTGAAACCCGACCCACGCAGGCTGGCGTTCGAATCCGTAGGTCGGCATTCATGCCGACGGAAACGTCGGGTTGAAACCCGACCCACGCCGGCCGGTGGTCGGGTCCGTAGGTCGGCATTCATGCCGACGGAAACGTCGGGTTGAAACCCGACCCACGCAGGCTGGCGTTCAAATCCGCAGGTCGGCATTCATGCCGACACGCGACGACCAGAGCGATCAAGCCCCATCCCAACTGCGGTACGGGCGGGCCGCCAGACTGGCGTTGTAATAACGCGGATCGGCCGATACTTCGGCACCCAACCACGGCGGACACTCGAACGGTTCATCCTCGCGTGCAAGCTCGATTTCTGCAACGACCAGCCCCTCGTTGTCACCGTGGAAAACGTCGACCTCCCACAGCTTCCCCGCATGCGACACCCGGTAACGCGTCTTGTCGACCAGCGCACTGCCGCACAGCTCCGCCAGACAGAACCGGGCATGCGCGAGCGGGATCTCGTACTCCAGCTCATGCCGGCTGATGCCCTCGCGGCGTCCCTTGATCGTCAGCCATGCACGCCCATCGCCGGTGCGTACGCGCACGGTCGCGCGCTTGGTACTCGCCAGATAGCCCTGGGTCAGACGCTCGCCCTGCAGGCCGGCGAGGAATATGGTCGTGTTCACCAGAAACTTGCGTTCAATCTCGCGCATCTCCGCGTCATCCAGTCCATGCAAATGCCGACATGGTACGCGCTCCCGCGATCGCGCGTCGCACCGTACGATCAACGCTTGCACACACCGTTTCAGCAGCCGAGAATGCCCGACACTCTCACAACACAGACGGAGCACTGCAATGGATCTCGGACTGGCAGGCAAGACGGTAATCGTGACTGGAGGCAGTGGCGGCATCGGTCGCGGGCTGGTGCTCGAGTTCGCACGCGAAGGCTGCAACGTGGTGAGCGCCTCGCGCGATGAAACGACCGGCCAGCACATGGCCGAAGAGGCACGTGCCGCCGGATTTGCCGGCAAGATACTGGCAGCACGCACCGACGTGACCGACCGTGCGAGCGTCGACGCGATGGTCGCGCGTGCACGCGAGACATTCGGCCCGGTCGACGTGCTGGTCAACAACGCGGGCGGCGTGGCAGAGCCGTGTGCATTCGAGGAACTCGACGAATCCAGGCGACGCTGGGAACTGGCGCTCAACGTCGACGGCGTCGTCAACTGCTGTCAGGCGGTCGCCGCCGACATGCTTGGACGCAACACCGGCTCGATCATCAATATTTCGTCGAACTCCTCGCTGCTCGGTGAAGCGGCAGCCAACGTGATCCACTACGGCGGCACCAAGGGTTTCGTGAACAGTTTTGGCAAGGCACTGGCGTGGGAGTGGGCCAAGAAGGGCGTACGCGTCAACACCATCTGCCCCGGCTGGATCGTACCGTACGAGGCAGGCAATGTCGGCGAAGGAAGCTTCTGGAACCGTTTCGGCTTCGAGACCATGGGCAAGCCGGACGACATGGAACGCGCGCTGCAGGA
Proteins encoded in this region:
- a CDS encoding ATP-binding cassette domain-containing protein; protein product: MIHLSGVALARGARSLLADASLRIHAGERVGVVGRNGCGKSTLFALLRSQIQPDAGHCEVPADWRIAAMEQEVAASARRAIDFVLDGDAELRALETAIATAGDAELGELHARFAAIDGYRAAARAHELLDGLGFAPGDHEREVREFSGGWRLRLALARTLICPSELMLLDEPTNHLDLDALIWLETWLTRYPGTLILISHDRDFLDSVCNRIVAFENGTLALYRGNYSAYERQRAERLAGQQQAYEKQQQRIREIESFVARFRAKATKARQAQSRLKELERMTRIAAAHVDSALTLRLPCHDRVSTPLLNFEHATLGYGSRSVLTHVELGIMPGQRIGLLGANGAGKSTLIRSIAGELTPRAGQRHTGEHLRIGYFAQHQLEALDPLASPFLHVQRLSPQASEQSIRDFLGGYGFHGDQALAVVGTFSGGEQARVALALVAWQRPNLLLLDEPTNHLDLEMRHALTLALQEYPGAVLLVSHDRHLLRNTVDEFLLVADSRVTPFEGDLEDYRKLLEGRSRAGDTADQEAPTGDTGARIDRRDERRLAAERRERLRPLRQRVADLEREMNALHAELGSIDTRLQDPELYEASLSSQVQELLRQQGVLKQQLGVCEQAWLEASEELEASQTHPSG
- a CDS encoding CYTH domain-containing protein, which encodes MREIERKFLVNTTIFLAGLQGERLTQGYLASTKRATVRVRTGDGRAWLTIKGRREGISRHELEYEIPLAHARFCLAELCGSALVDKTRYRVSHAGKLWEVDVFHGDNEGLVVAEIELAREDEPFECPPWLGAEVSADPRYYNASLAARPYRSWDGA
- a CDS encoding SDR family oxidoreductase translates to MDLGLAGKTVIVTGGSGGIGRGLVLEFAREGCNVVSASRDETTGQHMAEEARAAGFAGKILAARTDVTDRASVDAMVARARETFGPVDVLVNNAGGVAEPCAFEELDESRRRWELALNVDGVVNCCQAVAADMLGRNTGSIINISSNSSLLGEAAANVIHYGGTKGFVNSFGKALAWEWAKKGVRVNTICPGWIVPYEAGNVGEGSFWNRFGFETMGKPDDMERALQDGTLFNMSGLPIPRLGRPEDIAYLAMFLASERASYVTGQLLSVSGGAWMY